One Callithrix jacchus isolate 240 chromosome 4, calJac240_pri, whole genome shotgun sequence genomic window, CACAGGCGAGAAACCGTATCTCTGTAGTGAGTGTGACAAATGCTTCAGTAGAAGTACAAACCTCATAAGGCACCGAAGAACTCACACAGGCGAGAAACCATTTAAGTGTCTGGAGTGTGAAAAAGCTTTTAGTGGGAAATCAGATCTTATTAGCCACCAGAGAACTCACACTGGGGAAAGGCCCTACAAATGTAATAAATGTGAGAAAAGTTACCGACACCGTTCAGCCTTCATTGTACATAAAAGAGTTCATACTGGGGAGAAGCCCTATAAGTGTGGTGCCTGTGAAAAATGCTTTGGCCAGAAATCAGACCTTATCGTGCACCAGAGAGTCCACACAGGTGAGAAGCCGTACAAATGCCTGGAATGTATGAGAAGTTTTACTCGGAGTGCCAACCTAATTAGGCACCAGgcgactcacacacacacttttaaatgccTTGAATATGAGAAGAGTTTTAACTGTAGCTCAGACCTTATTGTACATCAGAGAATTCACATGGAAGAGAAACCACATCAGTGGTCTACGTGTGAGAATGGCTTCCTCTTAGGTATGGACTTTGTTGCCCAACAGAAAATGAGAACTCAGACAGAGGAGCTGCACTACAAATACACTGTATGTGATAAAAGCTTCCACCAGAGCTCAGCCCTTCTTCAACATCAGACAGTACACATTGGTGAAAAACCATTTATCTGTAATGTGAGTGACAAAGGTCTTGAGCTTAGCCCTCCCCATGCGTCAGAAGCCTCAGAGATGTCTTGACCAGGCAAGAAGCTGCAatactaatattaaaaattatttatgtatcaGAGACTCATTAAGAGAAAGACCTCCTAGGCAAATCTCAGACTTTGCTCAGAGCTCAGAATTCAATGGGGACCAGAGAGCCTGCAATTGGAAGTATGAGAATTTTTTTGCCCAGAGAGCTGCCCTAACAGAACACCTTATCCATCAACTCCAATGAGAAATCTACAAATGACCAGAGTGTTTGAAAACTTTCCATCTGAGCTCAAATTTGATAACTCACAAGAGGATTCATCCAAGTGGGAAACCTTACAAATGCACTGTGAGAGAGCTTTCCAGCCGTGCTCAGCCCTCCTCATTGTAAGAGAATTCACACCggagaacaattttttaaatgccttcagTGTCAAATTGTGCTGCAGACAGTATGAACATCTCATTGGCCCTCAGAAAACCCTCCCTGGGGAGAAGTCCCAGCAAGTGTGAAAAAAGCTTCTAACAAAATTCTGACTTTCTTACCCATCAGAGAAGCCATACTGGTGAAAAACTGTATATTTGTCTTGAGTATGGTAAAAGCATTCATTGGAGAGCCTTACTTGGGTTTTTACCCCCCAAAAAACCCAATCTGAGTAAAGACTACAGATGTCTGAATGAAGAGTGCTTGTCAGTGATCAGCTCTTGTGGTACATCAGGGAACTCACATAAGTGAAAAAAACCCATAAATACCTTGAGTCTGAAAAAACCTTTTGTAGAAACTCCTGTCTTATCGGGCCCCAGAAACCTGTTCTGCAGTGAGAGATTTAATTGTGGGTGAGAATCTGTGTACATATAATACGTATGAGAAAAACTGTTTTCATAGTTAAGTTGACTCATGGTAGAGATGACGTTACATGAAATCAGtatgaaaaatagttttttagATACCCAGAAGCTTGTTCTGGAAGGAGCTAGGGCAGGTCAGAGGAGACCTGATGGGTAACTCAGGTAAAGATACTTTTCTTTTATCTGAACCACTTAATGATtgctttacttttactttttaaaaaattcagaaatccaATAAAGGAAAGGACTGCAACCTTATGATAGAAGGTCTGGCATGTGTTACTGTTGGGGGAAAGGAGTATATTGGCTTTGCCTTGGTTGATATTTTTATGCTTGTCTAGGATGGGACTCGAGTGTTGATAGTAACgtggcagtctttttttttttttctgacagtgaaATGAACTAAGAAGCTAGGGAGTAGCTATCCTAGATCAAAACTAGGATCCCAGATCCTGACTCTCCCAGTAGTTTTCCCTTTGCAGGACCAATCTTATAAAGAGACAACCTACTCAGCTTTTTACTTAGTGTCACTTGAGGCATACTCTGAAAAGTTATTTCCcctaaaatatctttcaaattaTTATAGTATTTGAAATTTCAAGTTTAGAAATTCTTTTTGACTCAAAGTGCAAATTTCATATAATGGTTATGATGTTTTTAGTGTCTGTATTTTTGTGACTTATCTCTTTCAGCAATAGATACCCACAGTCAGCTCCTAGTAAAATGTCTagagaaagactgaaagaaaagttTATAAATCTGTGTAGGTGTAGAGTAAAAACACATAATGATGCACTACTAGTATAAGAATTAGGCTTCTTGGATTTTGAGTATCCTAACTCCAAGCCTAGTGTTCTTTTCACTCCGTTATCCTGCTGTTCGTAGCAAACAAGACCCATAATGATAcgtctttcatttatttcagttctgccaaggaaagagaaaatacctTTTAATCCCAGGGAAAGGATTGCAATCACCACATTATAAGGTATATATTTGGCGTGGAATGCAGAATTCTAAATGCTAGAAGGGAAAAGTAGTTGGCAGATTAATCAGAGGCTTAACGATAAGCACTTGTTTccatcttaaaatataattagaattGTCTTTAGTGATCCGTAAAAATGCTATAATTAATCCAGAGATCTGTCAATGGCCACATCTCAGTTTTTGTGGCCATTGACAGATTTAAAGACGTTTAATACCAATATTTCAGATTCCTGTAGTATTTGGGACTTTGCAGACTAGTGAATATATTTTGTTGCTAGTCCACATCCTCTGGTTTTGGTTTGATTTGTCCAAGCAGATCCCTGAACTTCACAAAGTGTTGCCATTTGGAATCATGGAGTTGGCGAACTGCTACACGGCTGCCTTGTGTATGGCTCTAAGCCTTGATCCTCATGACTGGTGGATGGCCATGATAATATTAGGGCCAGTAAATATAGCTCATAGTGAAAATAAGGAATCTGATTCTagggtatttttcttttagaaaaatatcttgGAAGTTTATTTGATCTGacatgttttcataatttttagaaatagctCTTGTACCATGAAAAGTTGCCCAGTATGAAAGGACACAcaggatatatttttttctctttggtgaAAATCATGCCTATTACTAGTATATGTTTGACATTTGTAATATACCTAAAGTAGTATTGGGTGTGAGGCGTGGTGGTGATGAAAAGTAGTCCTTATGGCTACTTGTTAGTCATTAGTGAGAACGTGGAGAAGGGGTCCAAGTCAGTATTAACAGGGCAGTGACTTGACCCTTCTTTCAACTAATGTTACTGGTGGTTGTCTCTAGGTTTTAAGTAAATTAATGATGGACCCTCCCTCAAACAGAGAACTTTTGGGGGTATGAAACAAGACTGACGGCTTTTAACTATGGGAGAAAAAGGTGTTGGTATTATTCATATAGCATAACCTGAGGTTGGAGAGGACCACTTGGGAGCCTGTTAACCAAAACTAGAAGGTAACTTCTGGGATGGACGGAGGTTCCCCTGAAGCAGTGCCAACCTAAATCTACCTCAGGTAAGTAGTTAGATTAACTTTTTCAAGACTTCAGACCAAACAAGACAACTTGTATTCAGTCGATGTATTCCTAtgctttaatgtttttgtttgccCTTAATtcttaaataaacatttgttctGAAAAACTCCATTTCTGTCTCCACTGTACTGAGAGAAACAGCATTTTCATCTACACTTGCGTTAGAATAAAGCGGTTAAAAATGCGATGCGTAGAGCTGGCGCTAGAGATAACCATTGGACCatctctgtaattccagcagctTTGGATGCTGAGGCGGAGAGGAACAGAAGGAATATTGTCTGTGCTCCGCTGTGGACATAGGGTCCTTTTGGAGCTTCTGCACTGCGTTCCATAAATAGCACAGGGAGGGCTAGTAGTTTGAAGTGACCACATTTGGGGCCCTGCTGAAATTCAGTAGCAACAAAACCCACCTATGGTTTTTTGGGTAAGCGACAgccttaaaattaaagaaaattttgaatgTATAATTCCCAGGTGAAATTTACATGTGGTTGCAGTTCTTCCCCCTGCCTTACCATTTGCTGAATGAGGGCAGCATGGAGGTAGTGTAAAGTAGTCGCATTAATTTACCTGCCGTTACAAAGTTTGGCCTAGTTTATGTCTGTCCGCTCCACTAACAGAATACATAGACCCCAGAGTTTTAAGTGGCTTCCTTTTGAGGAGAGGATAAGAGGAAGTATGACGTGGGTGAAATGGGAAAGGGAAAAGGTgcagctttgtttgtttcttcctcctGAGGTTCATTTAGAGTTGTGTAAGTAGAACGAGACTTGCATCCTTTGTGcttgtttttctgatttaaagTGATATCACTCTCAACATTGAAGTGGACTGTTGTGAGAAGCATTTCTGGGAAAAATACTGTGACCCCCAAAAGTAACTGAAAGAGAAATGATGCATGCCCCAGTGTCTCCGAAGTACAAAGGGGAAAGTGCTGTCCAGGACACACATACGCCACAAGCATTAATTGAGATGCTCTTTACAGTGTCTATTGAGAAAAGAAACTTAGAGTGCATTTGAAGCTCCTTCATCCCCAAAACATCAGCTCGTGTCATCACTTTACCCAGGCAGGGATTTGGATTTCAAATGAGAGAGAGGCTGAAAGCAGTTACCACTTGGAGAGGGAATCCTTGCATGTGGCAAAGGAAACTTCCAAAGTCAGGGTCTAGGGGTTCCATTGGTAGTGACTGATGATGTCAGCTAATTAACGGTTACAGCctaatgagagagagaggactCTTGAAGTAGCTGCCATTGTTTGTCTTTTGTACCCACGTTCAAACTCTGCAACCCTCTCATTCTTAAGGACTCTtaattgccttaatttgcctGGGAGTGTAGCATTAATATACCTGAAAATGAGAAGAAGCCTTTTGTGTGGAATTCTAATTGGACTCTACTGTGGTTTTTACATTCGTCCCCTCCAAAGTTCATGTTGATATTTGATCCCCAATATTGAAGGTAGggtctagtgggaggtgtttgggtcattgGTAGATTGGTAGGCTGAGGAGGGAGTTAgtgaggtctcgctctgttagtTCCTGAgaaagctggttgttaaaaagagcctgttacctccttctttcctcctccactCCAAAAACTTTATAATAACCAATTACTACTCAGGATTCTAAGATGACTCACAGGATTCCTATTCACTGGTGTTCACACTGTGTAATCCCCTCCTCTTGAGCATGAGTAGAACCAGTGAATACGGGTCACTCCCTTGGTTAGGTTACCTTTTTTGACAAATGTGATTGATGAGGTAGTTACTCTGTGATTACCTTACATAAGGCTCCACCCTAGAAGACTGGAAAGAGATTCTCCTTCTGGCCTTGAAGAACTAAGCTTCCATGTTGCAAAAGGGCCTGTGGAGGAACCCAGGTAGTAAAGACTCTGGGTGGCCTCTGGGAACCAAGAATTGTTCCGGGTAGACAGCTGGTACAAAAATGAGAACTTCAATCCTAGAGTTGCAGAGAATGCAATTCTGCCAATAACCGGTAAGTCTGGAGAGTCCCAAGTCTGAGATATGATTGCAGTGGCTGGATTTCAGCCTGGTGAAACCTCGAAGAGGACCCGACTAAACCCAGACTCCTGAACAATGGAAATTGTGAAATAAGAAAATGCTGTTGCTTTAAGTAGCCAAATTGGTAATTTTGTTAGACAGCGATAGAAAGCCAGCACATCGACTAAATGGACAAATTAACCCTTTATTTTATTGCTAATTCTCTCATAGGGGAATAAAATCTGCCTTCTCACTACACGTGAAGAcatccagagagaaaaaaagtgcttCTTTCATTAACTGCTTATTCAAGTTAGTTTGATTTGTTTTATTGTtccctactttttatttttaaaatgtttatgccTGCAGAGTAGATGAAAGTTCCTGTGGGTtcactgttaatattttgtcACATTTGGTTTATACTGTACATAgagttttgctgatttttttttttttttaagcaggatCTTGCtccttctcccaggctggagtacaatggcatcatctccgctcactgcaacctcaacctcctgggcccaagaaattctctcacctcaacctcccaataactaggactacaggaatgcaccaccacacctggctaactttcttttgtgtgtgtgtgtagagacggagttttgccgtgttagccaggctggtctcaaacgtcctgacctcatgtgattccccccacctcggcgccccaaagtggtgggattacaggcgtgagccacctgtgTCTGgtcatttttctgatttattaaaAGTAGTTTGCAGTCCACAGGACCCGTCACTTCTCAGTACTTCAACATGTGTCTCCTAAGTCTAGAACATGATTACATGTTACCACACGTGAGGTAGGTAGTGGGTCCTGCACCTTGGATCGTATCCACGTGACCTCAGTGCCTTTACTGATGATGCGGCATTTGAGCAGTTGGCTAAGAGGTTTATATCAGAGGTCTCCATGGCAAAAGTACATTCtcccctttgtaattaataaaggATATGTAGTATTCTTTTAAGAAttgtgcatgtttttttttttaatttttatttttctatggagacagggtttctccatgttggtcaggctggcgtATTTCAGTGGgtattttttgcatttcttttgttataAGTGAAGTTGAGTACTTCTAAAAATGTTTAGTGGCAAATCGTATAACTTTTCCTGTGAATTGTTTGTCATGTCTTTTGCcaacttttattgttttaaaaaaaattcctctttatttttaatagctttttatATTAGGAATATTGATTATTTATCTATGATATATTTTGCAActacagttgtccctcagtatccatggggaTTGGTTCCAGAATACCAAAATCCATCACTGTTTAACCTTATCTAATCAAATGGCGTCGTATTTACATAATGGCCTACGCACATCCTCCTACAAACATAAAATCATCTCTACattacttacaatacctaatacagtgtaaatgtTATGTACACAGTTATAcggtattgtttagggaataacaATAAGGGAAaaatacatgttcagtacagatgcaattaTCCTTTTTTTCCCAAGTATTTTCAGTCCATGAATACAGAGAGCCTATTTGATGTTTTCTAGGTGTTGGCTGCTTGTGGTATGTTTTGCTATGcacaagactttttaaaatgtagctgCTATGTTAATCTTTTAGTGTATCTGGATTTCAAGTCATTGTTACAGAGGCTTTCcggctgtggctcacatctgtaaccccagcacttcaagaggctgaggtgggtggcaatcacctgagatcaggagttcgagaccagcctgaccaacatggagaaaccccgtctctactaaaaatacaaaaaattagccgggcatggtggtgtgtgcctgtagtcccagctacttgggagaatgaggcaggagaattgcttggacttgGGAGggagagattgcggtgagctaagattgtgctatCGCGTTACAGCCTGGGGAACCAGAGTGAAAgtcccatctcaggaaaaaaaaggcttTCCTCACACTTTGAGTATGAAGGACTTCATGTGGTTTTCTGTAACTGtgaagttttatgttttagacattGCCATTTCTTGAAGAGGTAGAAAAAATGCCTAGAAGCCTTCCCACTGGCCAGGATCGAGTTCCATGTCCATCATTAATCCAATCTCAATGGACTAGAGAATGCCATGGACTCATCTGTTTATATCTGTTGTTCCCATGCCAGTTCCTATCcaggtaaataaaattattattggaCAAGTAAGGATGGTCCTGGTGCTGGGGATGAATCAGCTCTATTTGAGATACACAGGCTCTTTGGGGAAAGCGTGAATACCTAAACAAAATCAGTGttcttttaagaaaagagaaCGGGAATCCCACCGTCCATTTCATTCCCAGTCTCTTGTCGTCTTTGAAACTCTTCTTATGCTGAGTTCATTCAGTTCCATTCTACTCCGCTTACCATCCCACAACACGTACAGGTGCTTCCTCACCCAGGGCATTGTGGGAAGAGGCAAAGGGGATGGGGATGAGGTATATATTCGACAAGTCACACAGGTACTTGGCAAAGTCAGAATATAGAAAGTCTCATTTCTGGGCCATCATTAGCGTTCCTTTGGCAGTGACCTCAGAGATAGGTAGCATGGTCTCTGAGTGTCGGATGTTGGTGATTTTCATTTGTCTGCGGGCTGGATGTTTGGCTCTCACAAAGCTCTGGGGGCTTGAACATGGCAACTATTTTCTGCTTCGTTACTACCCTTGGGGCACAAGAAtattgcccaggcatggtggcttatgcctttaatcccagcactttgagagggtgaaGCAGggagatgaggtcatgagatcgagaccatcttggccaacgtggtgaaatcctgtctttactaaaaatacaaaaattagctgggtgtggtggcgtgcacctataatcccagctacttgggaggctgaggcagatgaattgcttgaacctgggagagaggttgcagtgaactgagatcatgccactgtgctccagcctggcaacagagtgagactcttcaaaaaaaaaaacaacaacaattttttttttagggtcaTCAATATGCATTAGTTTTCTACAGCCACCAGAGCAAATTACCACAACCTGGTGGCTcaaaacaatgtaaatttatCTTCTTCCAGTTCTGTACACCGGAGGtgtaaaatcaaggtgtcagcagggatACTCTGGCACTGAAGGCTCCAGGGAAGAAGGTTCCTTTCTTGTCTCTCAGCTTCTATTGGCTCGCAGCAATGtaacttcaatctctgcctctgtctttcaTGACTTTCCTTGTgcccctctctttctcctcttctcataAAGACTCATGTCATTGGATTCACCTTGTGTTAACCCAGGATAATCTTACCTTGAGATCCTTCActaaattacatctgcaaagacccttttccaaataaggtcgcatTTACAGGTCTTAGCAGTTAGGACTTCGACATATCTTTTGGGAGGTCACCAACCCACTGAGTCGTGCTTTACTGACTAGGTATGCTGCAAAAggtcttttctcattttatgtctCTGCCTGAAAATGAACCCAATTCCCTTTCCTTTAAGGCCAAACTGACTTCACTGCCATCTACTCACAAGCCTGAGGGAATTCCTCCGTTTGCCAACAGTTCTTCAAGATGTTTTTCCAGACACAAACATCTTGAAAAGGTGTTTGATCATCATGAATATCAACCTCAAAATTTCTATTCCACTATTCATGATGAGCCAATGCAATGATGACAACCCTAttattttgccatttgttttgCTTGGGAATGGGTATTGGCTATAATTCTAGTCAAGAAGTATGAGGCAATGTCTGGGGGGAAAGGTTGTGTTTAGTTCTTATAGAGCTTTCCTCTTTATCTTCCTTTGGCCACTGGATGTTGCTGGGTTTAAAGTAATGCTTTGATCTTCTGGGGCCAACCTGACGACGAAGCTGACTCACAGGATGGCAGAGCAGAGTGAGCCAAGGAGCCATACGTCTTAATAACATCACTGAGCTGCCAAATCATCCGACCCGAAATCTACCCTACTTTGGGGATTCTGGTTATGTGAAGTAATGCATTGTGTTATTACTTAGTCAGTTGAACTGGGGTTTTTAATTACCTGAATCTTAGAGCATTCCCATGACATATCATGAATCTTCTCCTTTTACCTTCTGTGAAAAACCCTTTCTTTCGgatagtaaaacaaacaaacaaaaagacccttctttctcattctttagcCATATCATTGAGCATTGATTAGCTTAAAAACCTGAATCCACCAAAATAACATGTTACCCTTTCCTGCATGGCAGAGAATTAAATGGAAACCCTTGTAATCTAATAAGAAAGAGAATTAAAACCAAAACACTTAACTTTGCCTACATTCTGAAGTCCTCCCATACCCGGTCTTGCTTTCCTTAGGTCTCACATAATTTAAGCTCAGTGAATACCTAAAGATACGTATTATTTGGCTTATTATGTTGGTTTAGTTGTCTCTGTGTCCTGTAAGTGGGCATTAAAAGTTTCTGTCTTTAAATATATGCCAGGTTTTCTAGGTTCTTAAGTTGCAAACTTAGATTATCTATTTTCTTATTCTAatataagcatatttttaaaaatgtaaagttggcagggcactgtggctcacgcctgataTCCCAGCCTGtcgtgtcagctactcaggaggctgaggcaggagagtcacttggacccagatgcagagattgcagtgagccaagatcacgcattgcactccagcgtgggcaacaagagtaaaactccgtctcaaaaaaaagtaaagctcTAAGTTTCACTCTATTGCTTTAGCGATGCCTTGTACATTTcatgttgtttttaattatttagttagaaacattttctaatttctcttgtgattttACGTTTGACTGTGGGTTATTTCAAAGCACCTTAT contains:
- the ZNF322 gene encoding zinc finger protein 322, with translation MFTSEERCDQRTQRRKIYNVCPRKGKKIFIHVHEITQIGDHLYQCLECKQNFCENVALIMCERTYTGEKPYQCDMCEKTFVQSSDLISHQRIHNYEKPYKCSKCEKSFWHHLALSGHQRTHAGKKFYTCDICGKNFGQSSDLLVHQRSHTGEKPYLCSECDKCFSRSTNLIRHRRTHTGEKPFKCLECEKAFSGKSDLISHQRTHTGERPYKCNKCEKSYRHRSAFIVHKRVHTGEKPYKCGACEKCFGQKSDLIVHQRVHTGEKPYKCLECMRSFTRSANLIRHQATHTHTFKCLEYEKSFNCSSDLIVHQRIHMEEKPHQWSTCENGFLLGMDFVAQQKMRTQTEELHYKYTVCDKSFHQSSALLQHQTVHIGEKPFICNVSDKGLELSPPHASEASEMS